The Winslowiella toletana region CACCCCGGCAGTCACCCCCAATACCAGCGCCAGCAGAAACGCCGCAGCGCCCAGTTTGGCCGATACCGGGAATGAACCGGCGACCAGATCGTTCACCGTATAGTCTTTATATTTAAACGATGGACCAAAATCGCCGTGGGCCAGCTGCTTCAGGTAGCTGAAGTACTGCGTCATAATCGGATCGTTTAAGTGATATTTGGCTTCAATATTGGCCATAACCTCTGGCGCGAGCGTGCGCTCACCGGTAAAAGGGCTGCCCGGTGCTAAACGCATCATAAAGAATGAGATGGTGATAAGAATAAATAACGTCGGAATCGCTTCCAGACAACGACGTAAAATGAACTTTAACATTGCCCGTACCTACATGGCTCAAACTACAGAATAAAAACAAACGATGCCGCAATCAGGGGCAGCAATTCGCCGCCCCTGCGACCCGCAACCTGTTGGCTGCTAATTAATGCTTAATGATATACAGATTTTTATCGTAAACGTTATCCAGCGGATCTTTACCGGTATAGCCGCCAACATACGGTTTCACCAGACGCGCATTGACATAGTAATAAACCGGAACGATCACCGAATCTTTATCGAGAATTTTTTCCGCTTCGGCATACAGCTCACTGCGTTTCTCATCGGAAGGTGCAGCCAGCGTCTGGCTCATCGCCTTGTCAAAATCTGGGTTCTTATAGTGTGAGGTATTATTGCTGCTGTCAGACAGCATGGTATTCAGGAAGCTGGTCGGTTCGTTGTAATCCGCACACCAGCCAGCACGCGCCACATCGAAGTTACCCTGATGGCGGGTATCAAGGAAGGTTTTCCACTCCTGGTTCTGTAGCTTAACGTTAACGCCCAGATTTTTCTTCCAGATAGAGGCGGCGGCAATTGCCAGTTTTTTATGCAGATCTGAGGTGTTGTATAGCAGGTCAAAGGTCAGCGGTTTATCGGCGGTAAAGCCGGCTTCTGCCAGCAGTTTTTTCGCTTCTTCATTACGTTTTTCTTGTGACCAGCTAAACCACTCCGGCTCGGTCAGTTTGATACCGTCGGTGTATGGCGGGGTATAACTGTAAGCCGGCAGATCGCCCTGATTTTTCACCTTATGTACGATGATATCGCGGTCAATACCCAGCTTCAGTGCAGCACGCACCCGCGGATCGTTAAATGGCGGCTTCTGGTTATTAATTTCGTAGTAATAAGTGCAGAGATACGGATCAACACGCACCTCTTTTGGAATCTCTTTTTTCAGCTTCTGGAACAGTTCGATCGGCATATTGTTATAGGTCATATCGCTGCCGCCGCTGCGATAGCGGTTAACATCGGTCACTTCAGAAGAGATTGGCAGGAACGTCACTTTTTCCAGTTTGGTGTTGGCGTTATCCCAGTATTCAGGGTTACGCTCCATCACGATACGCTCGTTGACCACCCACTCTTTCAGTTTAAAGGCACCATTGCCGACCCAGTTTGCTGGCTGAGTCCACTTCTCACCAAATTTATCTACCGCTGGCTTATACACTGGCGACATTGATGGATGAATCAGCAGTTTGTAGAAATAAGGGACCGGCTCGCTGAGGGTGACTTCCAGCGTATTAGCGTCAATCGCTTTTACACCCAGTTCAGTTGGCTTTTTCTTACCGGCAATAATGTCATCGATATTGGCCAGATGACCGTATTGCAGATAGCTGGCGTAAGGCGATGCGGTATTGGGATCGGCCAGACGCTGCCAGCTGTAAACGAAATCTTGCGCAGTTACCGGCTCGCCGTTTGACCATTTGGCATTTTTACGCAGGTGGAAGGTCCACACCTTGCCATCTTTATTTTCCCAGCTTTCTGCCACACCCGGAATTGGATGACCGTCCAAATCACTGATAATCAGACCTTCCAGCAAATTGCGGCTGGCGTTTGATTCCGGCACGCCTTCGATTTTATGCGGATCGAGCGATTGCAGTTCAGCGCCGTTGCCCTTTACCAGCTCTTGTTTAGCGGCCAGTTCGACGCCTGCCGGCACATTTGCCGCCAGTGCGCTTTGCGCACCCAGCGCGGCCATCACCGCAACGGCGATCAGGCTTTTTCTCGTGATGTTGGTCATTGTGTCAATACTCCAGTGATTATTATTGCTGATGCAGTGAGAGCTCAGCTATTTCCCGTAACCGGGTAACCTGCTGGCGACATTGGAACGAATAAATGTCGCCAGCAGCGTTCTTGTGGCCCCGCAGAGCCTTCATCGTTCGCCGCACCCGAGCTGTTTCGCCCGGTACGCAGCAAATTAATGTTTAGTAACGTAGTAATATTTCAGATCGGTATTATCCTGCGGATCTTTACCGGTATAGCCACCGACCCAGGGTTTAACCAGTCGTACGCTGACGCGGTAGTAAACCGGGATAATCGCCGAGTCGTTATCAAGCTGATTTTCTGCCTGCTGATAAATCGCCGCCCGCGCCCGATCGTCGCCTGCCGTCAGTGATTTCGCCATCAGTTGGTCAAAAGCCGGGCTTTTATAAAAAGCGGTATTGGTCGACGAGTCACTCAGTAACATATTGAGGAAGGTCGACGGTTCGTTATAGTCAGAACACCAGGTGGCGCGCACCACGTCAAACTCACCGTTGTGACGGGCGGTCAGTAGCGTTTTCCACTCCTGATTCTGCAAAGCGACATCGGCACCGAGGTTCTTTTTCCACATGGATGCGGCGGCAATCGCCTGCTTTTTATTCTGATCGGAGGTGTTATACAGCAGGGTGAATTTCAGCGGTTTATCGGCGCTGTAACCCGCTTCCGCCAGCAGCGCTTTGGCTTTCGCGTTGCGTTCGGCCTGCGTCAATGTGAACCACGAC contains the following coding sequences:
- the oppA gene encoding oligopeptide ABC transporter substrate-binding protein OppA, translated to MTNITRKSLIAVAVMAALGAQSALAANVPAGVELAAKQELVKGNGAELQSLDPHKIEGVPESNASRNLLEGLIISDLDGHPIPGVAESWENKDGKVWTFHLRKNAKWSNGEPVTAQDFVYSWQRLADPNTASPYASYLQYGHLANIDDIIAGKKKPTELGVKAIDANTLEVTLSEPVPYFYKLLIHPSMSPVYKPAVDKFGEKWTQPANWVGNGAFKLKEWVVNERIVMERNPEYWDNANTKLEKVTFLPISSEVTDVNRYRSGGSDMTYNNMPIELFQKLKKEIPKEVRVDPYLCTYYYEINNQKPPFNDPRVRAALKLGIDRDIIVHKVKNQGDLPAYSYTPPYTDGIKLTEPEWFSWSQEKRNEEAKKLLAEAGFTADKPLTFDLLYNTSDLHKKLAIAAASIWKKNLGVNVKLQNQEWKTFLDTRHQGNFDVARAGWCADYNEPTSFLNTMLSDSSNNTSHYKNPDFDKAMSQTLAAPSDEKRSELYAEAEKILDKDSVIVPVYYYVNARLVKPYVGGYTGKDPLDNVYDKNLYIIKH